The window gtgacatgcaaagggtttatcacattgactacattcataaggtttcactctgcacatttttctttgtgtattcagagatgagtgtgtcctggaaaggctttacctcactCATGACATTCagattctctccagtatgtattcttttatgtgttgGATGGTGACCATGCTGtgcaagggcttaacaccttCATTACCTTGAGTGACTCTcatgaatgtgttctattatgtagtcacagataaaagtgaattgccaaGGTTTTACCACAGTGATTACGTTAATGagggttctctccactgtgctttctgttgtgttaatattcaagcagatttctctcttgcatgtaatcattcctgtcactgcagatggctgaacttgcaaatgctttaccacattgattgcattgataaggtttctctcctgtacgtgttttttttataataattgtgattctaaggttctgaaaagtctttaccacattgattacattcatgaagtgtctttccagtATGAAATTATTAATGTTTTCCAGACTAGTGGAACATGCAAATGttttagcacattgattacattcatagtttttcTTCAATATTGCTTCTTGCATGTTTTAGGAGGAAAAAACTtcatggaaaggctttaccatgttgattacattcatgaggtttcgctccagtatgtgttcttttatgacattggagatgactgtgacatgaaaaggctttaccacattgattacattcatgaggcttctctccagaatgtgtttttttatgatattggagatgagtgtgccatgaaaaggctttaccacattgattacattcataaggtttctctccagtatgtgttcttttatgatattggagactactgttacATGAAaacgctttaccacattgattacattcataaggtttctctccagtatgtgttcttttatgagattggagattattgtgacatgaaaaggctttaccacattgattacattcataaggtttttctccagtatgtgttcttttatggatttggagattactttgttgtgtaaagcctttaccacattgattacattcataaggtttctctccagtatgtgttattttatgtctttggagattactgtgaaatgaaaaggctttaccacattgattacattcataaggtttttctccagtatgtgttcttttatggatttggagattactttgttgtgtaaagcccttaccacattgattacattcataaggtttctctccagtatgtgttcttttatgtatttggagattgcTGTgtcttgaaaaggctttactacattgattacattcataaggtttctctccagtatgtgtttttttatgatatttgagA is drawn from Arvicanthis niloticus isolate mArvNil1 chromosome Y, mArvNil1.pat.X, whole genome shotgun sequence and contains these coding sequences:
- the LOC143437404 gene encoding uncharacterized protein LOC143437404, producing the protein MLETYWNLTAIGYNLEGHHTEEQCQTSRSHERHERSHTGQKPHECNQCGKAFSCHSHLQSHKRTHTGENPYKCNQCGKTFSHHSGLKYHKKTHTGEKPYECNQCSKAFSRHSNLQIHKRTHTGEKPYECNQCGKGFTQQSNLQIHKRTHTGEKPYECNQCGKAFSFHSNLQRHKITHTGEKPYECNQCGKGFTQQSNLQIHKRTHTGEKPYECNQCGKAFSCHNNLQSHKRTHTGEKPYECNQCGKAFSCNSSLQYHKRTHTGEKPYECNQCGKAFSWHTHLQYHKKTHSGEKPHECNQCGKAFSCHSHLQCHKRTHTGAKPHECNQHGKAFP